One Apodemus sylvaticus chromosome 14, mApoSyl1.1, whole genome shotgun sequence DNA window includes the following coding sequences:
- the F12 gene encoding coagulation factor XII produces the protein MTALLFLGSLLMSLDLILSAPPWKGPKEFKDGADGPTVVLTADGKLCHFPFLYHRRLHHKCIHKGWSGSRPWCATTPNFDEDQQWGYCLEPKKVKDHCSKHSPCHKGGTCVNTPNGPHCLCPEHLTGKHCQKEKCFEPQLLKFFHENEIWLRTGPGGVARCQCKSPGAHCKPMASQACGVNPCLNGGSCHLVEERRLCHCPTGYTGPFCNLDLRATCYEGRGLSYRGQARTTLSGAPCQRWASEATYRNMTEEQALNWGLGHHAFCRNPDNDTRPWCFVWSGDRLSWEYCDLEQCQTPTLTPSVSPQSRDVTEPPIVHMPSSPAQGPSLSSALDASVQHQTSLSRTTTVGCGQRFSKRLSSLRRVVGGLVALPGSHPYIAALYWGDNFCAGSLIAPCWVLTAAHCLQNRPAPEELTVVLGQDRHNQSCEQCQTLAVRSYRLHEGYSSITYQHDLALVRLQEGKSNSCAIMSPYVQPVCLPSSAAPPSETVICEVAGWGHQFEGAEEYATFLQEAQVPFISLDRCSNSDVHGDAILPGMLCAGFLEGGTDACQGDSGGPLVCEEGTAELTLRGIISWGSGCGDRNKPGVYTDVANYLAWIQEHTAS, from the exons ATGACGGCTCTGTTGTTCCTGGGGTCTCTGCTGATGAGTCTGGATTTGATACTTTCG GCTCCACCGTGGAAAGGCCCCAAGGAATTCAAGGATGGGGCTGATGGGCCCACTGTGG TTCTCACTGCGGACGGGAAGCTCTGCCACTTTCCCTTTCTGTATCACCGTCGCCTGCACCACAAATGCATCCACAAAGGATGGTCAGGTTCCCGGCCCTG GTGTGCTACCACCCCTAACTTCGATGAGGATCAGCAATGGGGATACTGCTTGGAGCCCAAGAAAGTGAAAG ACCATTGCAGCAAACACAGCCCGTGCCACAAAGGAGGGACCTGTGTCAACACCCCCAATGGCCCACACTGTCTCTGCCCTGAACACCTCACTGGGAAACACTGCCAGAAAG AGAAATGCTTTGAGCCTCAGCTTCTTAAGTTCTTCCATGAGAATGAGATCTGGCTTAGAACTGGGCCAGGAGGCGTGGCCAGGTGCCAGTGCAAAAGTCCTGGGGCTCATTGCAAGCCAATGGCCAGCCAGG CCTGCGGCGTCAATCCGTGCCTTAATGGGGGCAGCTGCCACCTCGTGGAGGAGCGCCGACTGTGCCATTGCCCTACAGGCTACACCGGACCTTTTTGCAACTTAG aCCTTAGGGCGACCTGCTATGAAGGCAGAGGTCTCAGCTACAGGGGCCAGGCTAGAACTACTCTGTCGGGTGCGCCATGTCAGCGGTGGGCCTCGGAGGCCACCTACCGGAACATGACTGAGGAGCAAGCGCTAAACTGGGGCCTGGGCCACCACGCGTTCTGCCG GAACCCAGATAATGACACGCGTCCATGGTGCTTCGTCTGGAGTGGCGACAGGCTGAGCTGGGAGTATTGCGACCTGGAGCAGTGCCAGACGCCAACGCTCACACCTTCAGTTTCCCCTCAGAGTAGAGACGTGACGGAGCCTCCCATAGTGCACATGCCTTCGTCCCCGGCTCAGGGACCATCTCTGTCCAGTGCACTTGATG cctcGGTCCAGCATCAGACTTCTCTGTCCAGGACCACCACGGTGGGCTGCGGACAGAGGTTCAGCAAGCGACTGTCCTCGCTCAGGCGCGTGGTGGGAGGACTAGTGGCTCTGCCTGGGTCACACCCCTACATCGCAGCGCTGTACTGGGGCGACAACTTCTGCGCGGGCAGCCTCATCGCCCCCTGCTGGGTGCTGACCGCGGCTCACTGCCTGCAGAACCG GCCAGCGCCCGAGGAACTGACAGTGGTCCTTGGTCAAGATCGCCATAATCAGAGCTGCGAGCAGTGCCAGACTCTGGCTGTGCGCTCCTACCGCCTTCACGAGGGCTACTCCTCCATCACCTACCAGCACGACTTGG CTCTGGTGCGCCTGCAAGAGGGCAAAAGCAACAGCTGCGCGATCATGTCGCCTTACGTCCAGCCAGTGTGTCTGCCCAGCAGCGCAGCCCCACCCTCTGAGACAGTGATCTGCGAGGTGGCCGGCTGGGGTCACCAGTTCGAGG GGGCTGAAGAATACGCCACCTTCCTGCAGGAGGCACAGGtacccttcatctccttggatCGCTGCTCCAACTCAGACGTGCATGGAGATGCCATCCTTCCCGGAATGCTTTGTGCTGGCTTCTTGGAGGGAGGCACCGATGCCTGTCAG GGTGACTCTGGGGGTCCTCTGGTATGTGAGGAAGGAACTGCAGAGCTCACCCTGCGAGGCATCATCAGCTGGGGCTCCGGCTGTGGTGACCGCAACAAGCCCGGAGTTTACACTGACGTGGCCAACTACCTGGCATGGATCCAGGAGCATACTGCTTCGTAA
- the Pfn3 gene encoding profilin-3, with amino-acid sequence MGDWKGYISAVLRDQRIDDVAIVGHSDNRCVWASRPGGLLAAISPQEVGVLTGPDRHTFLQTGLSVAGRRCCVIRDYLLAEGDGVLDARTKGLDGRAICVGHTPRALLVLMGRRGVHGGILNKTVHDLIGGLREQCS; translated from the coding sequence ATGGGTGACTGGAAGGGGTACATCAGTGCGGTGCTGCGGGATCAGCGTATCGATGACGTGGCTATCGTGGGCCACTCGGACAATCGCTGTGTGTGGGCATCACGGCCTGGGGGTCTGCTGGCGGCCATCTCCCCGCAGGAGGTGGGTGTGCTCACCGGGCCGGACCGGCACACCTTTCTGCAGACGGGTCTGAGCGTGGCAGGCCGCCGCTGCTGCGTTATCCGTGACTACTTGCTGGCCGAGGGTGACGGCGTGCTGGATGCGCGCACCAAGGGGCTGGACGGGCGTGCAATCTGTGTGGGCCACACGCCACGGGCGCTCCTGGTGCTCATGGGCAGACGAGGCGTGCATGGAGGCATCCTCAATAAGACAGTGCATGATCTGATTGGTGGGCTGCGAGAGCAGTGCTCTTAG